The following nucleotide sequence is from Corylus avellana chromosome ca7, CavTom2PMs-1.0.
ctataaaaaataaaatagaaaaatagaaaaataatgcaACAGCCTGAAAACGCATAACTGTAAAACGAACGGATGCTCAGGTTTTTTCAGCTGGTACGGACTGTAAATGGAGGGAAACCccgaaaaagaaatatgccagcAACGGTCAACATGGTTTTGAGTCCAATAATTCCAAGGCGTTTTCTTTGTGCTCTTTCTCGTCCAAGTCCAATGCCACCTTCTTTCAGATTCTTTGCTACGCTTCCATGTCCCCCAAAATTCTCTCCTCTGGGAGCTAGACAATCCATGAACACGCCTCCGTTGCTTAGTTCAAGCAATCCCAGAAGAGCTGAGTTTCTGCGTCTGGCAAGGCTTTGCCGAAGCATCAAACAAGTGGAGCCTCTGATGTCACTTCTAATAGTGAAGGGTCTGATTGAAGACGAGTCTTCCATAGGAGAATTCGTTTGGTCTTGTTTTTATCTGGGTGCTCCAGATGTAGCTGTCTCTGCATTCCGACGAATCAAAAAGCCCAGCGTGGTGTTGCAGAATTTGATGGTCAGGTGCCTTTGCAATTGTGGACTATACGAAGATGTCATGTTTCTCTATCTGAGTTGTCGGGCTTCGGGTTTGCCGTCTGATGATTTCACGTTTCCTTTTGTGATCAAGGCGTGTTCGGCTCTAAATGCACTGCGAATCGGAAAGGAGGTTCATTGTGTTGTTTTGAGAACtggttttgagaaaaatttgGTTGTACAGACGACTTTGGTTGATCTCTATGCGAAATCTGGTTGCGTGGGAACCGCACGTACGCTGATTGATAGAATTCCACATCCAGACATAGTTTGTTGGAATGCGTTGATTGCGGGTTATTCTTCAAATGGGCTTGATGAGGACGCCTTTGAGGTTTTCAGGCAGATTCTTATGATGGGTTTGAAGCCCAATGTGAGCACTTTTGCCAGCATAATTCCTGTCTGCGCTCGTTTGGGATGTTTGGATATTGGAAAATGTCTTCATGGCTTCGCTGCCAAGTCTggatatttttcaaatgattttttgGTTCCTGCTTTAATTTCAATGTATGCTGGTGATGTCAATTTATCTAGTGCGAGGAGTTTGTTTGATTCGTTACTTGAAAAGAATGTTACCGTTTGGAACGCTATGATCTCTGCATATACACAGAGGCAAAACACTTTTGAAGCCTTTAAGGTGTTCCAGCAAATGATCCGTGCTGGGTTGCAGCCTAATTTGGTCACTTTTGTGTCCCTTATTCCATCATGTGAGAATGCCAATAGCCTTTGTGTTGGTGAATCCCTTCATGCATGTGTTATAAAGCATGGGTCAGAAGATCAGCTTCCCGTGTTAACTTCCCTTGTATCAATGTATTCTAAGCTTGGAGATGTCAATTCAgctatctttcttttttaccaGATGCCCCAAAAAAACCTCCTCTTATGGAATTCAATGGTTTCTGGACATGTGTATAATGGCCAATGGGATGCAAGTTTGGTCACATTTCGTGAAATGCAGTTTGCAGGATGCAATCCTGATGCAGTCTCCATTGTTAATATCCTTTCTGCCTGCTCCAAGCTAGAGGCTGTTTTGCTAGGCCAGTCTGCCCATGCAGTTAGTGTTAGAAAGGGTATTGACTCAAACCTTAATGTGACAAATGCACTCTTGGCCTTTTACTCTGATTGTCATCAGCTCTCCTCTTCCTTTCAGTTGTTTAATTCAATGGCTGGAAGAAATGCTGTATCATGGAATGCTTTGATATCTGGGTGTGTAAGCAATGGTGATGGGGAAAAGGCGGCTGTCCTTTTTCACCGGATGCAGAAAGAGGGCACGGAGTTGGATTTGGTTACCCTGATTAGTATTCTCCCCATTTTCTGCAAGAGCAAAAATCTAGTGCAAGGAAGGGCTTTACATGGTTTTGCTATGAAAACTGGTTTTGACTCCGACGTTTCTTTAGTCAATGCACTTATTAGCATGTATTGTTACTGTGGAGATCTTGAAACTGGGAGGTCACTCTTTGAAACCATGCCTCAAAGAAGTGTTGTCTCTTGGAATGC
It contains:
- the LOC132187802 gene encoding putative pentatricopeptide repeat-containing protein At3g05240 translates to MLRFFQLVRTVNGGKPRKRNMPATVNMVLSPIIPRRFLCALSRPSPMPPSFRFFATLPCPPKFSPLGARQSMNTPPLLSSSNPRRAEFLRLARLCRSIKQVEPLMSLLIVKGLIEDESSIGEFVWSCFYLGAPDVAVSAFRRIKKPSVVLQNLMVRCLCNCGLYEDVMFLYLSCRASGLPSDDFTFPFVIKACSALNALRIGKEVHCVVLRTGFEKNLVVQTTLVDLYAKSGCVGTARTLIDRIPHPDIVCWNALIAGYSSNGLDEDAFEVFRQILMMGLKPNVSTFASIIPVCARLGCLDIGKCLHGFAAKSGYFSNDFLVPALISMYAGDVNLSSARSLFDSLLEKNVTVWNAMISAYTQRQNTFEAFKVFQQMIRAGLQPNLVTFVSLIPSCENANSLCVGESLHACVIKHGSEDQLPVLTSLVSMYSKLGDVNSAIFLFYQMPQKNLLLWNSMVSGHVYNGQWDASLVTFREMQFAGCNPDAVSIVNILSACSKLEAVLLGQSAHAVSVRKGIDSNLNVTNALLAFYSDCHQLSSSFQLFNSMAGRNAVSWNALISGCVSNGDGEKAAVLFHRMQKEGTELDLVTLISILPIFCKSKNLVQGRALHGFAMKTGFDSDVSLVNALISMYCYCGDLETGRSLFETMPQRSVVSWNALITGFRRCYNLQHEALILFSRMVKEGQRPNSVTLLNILPLCCNQLQGKSIHAFAVRTGVAKETPLVSSLIFMYARIEILNSCLLLFQMGNRGDISLWNAIMSVHVQSKNAKKAVAFFCDLLQLGLQPDKITVLSLISSCVQLNSINLTHSVLSYLIRKGFDKDMAICNALIDLYARGGHILNAKKLFDGLVEKDAISFSVMINGYGLHGDAEAALDLLSQMEVSGMRPGDVIYLNVLSACSHSGLVEKGRAVFNSMVELGISPKMEHYACVVDLLGRIGHLNEAYDIVKGLACKPSVSMLQSLLGGCRIHGNVELGERIGEMLFEIDPENSRSYVMLYNIYAAAGRWTDADKLRADMERRQLRKIPGFSLLVENELQEEALS